The Lasioglossum baleicum chromosome 3, iyLasBale1, whole genome shotgun sequence region TGTTTTATGTGATTACATTTACGAAAACTAAATACCATTAAGTTTTTCGTACTGAATTTTTTCTGAATTATGTGTTTCTAATTGTGTTTAAATTTaagcaaattaatttcaagcgtgtttaatgttgcatatatgaagaaaaatatgtatttaaacTTCTTTTCTGTAGAATTCATACGTTCTTCTAAACAGTAATCATTATTTTAGGGGACACATCATACTGCACaagtttaatattaatgttactTATAATAATGGTACACATTAATATTgataaatcatacatgaatttaaagaagcatatgtatattaatgtagtaataaatatgtCATCGTCGAAACTGATCATGTACTTGATTTTTTATTCTAGAGTAAAAAAGAATGGGTTGTGTCAATAGTCGGACAGATACTAATGATTTACGTCCAAATGAATTTCAAGTGATGAATGTAGATGATTCAGGTAATTTAGTTATTCCTGGACGTTTAGAACTTACTGAAACTGAGATAGTGCTTTATCAACGTGGTAAAGAGCCTGTACAATGGCCTTTGCGTTGTTTACGTCGGTACGGTTATGATGCTGAAATATTTAGTTTTGAATCTGGTAGAAGATGTCCCACGGGACCAGGCATTTATGCCTTTAAATGTCATAAAGCTGCACATATATTTCATTTAGTACAATCAAATATTCAGGTGTGTATTCTTAAGTACATAAAAtctaaacatttttaatcgatttatataggataattaaatatttgtatacctattaaactatattaacccttagcactcgagtggtaacACTGAGACgccactgaaaattgctgtaccattatttaaaatatcgtttacgttattagatatgttggtatctaatcgattactaaacatttaagtattatacgaggtattatatcaatttcttatccatcaaatttaataaatcatagagaatggaaatagttttaggtcggaagaagtgtttaattttcgagttaatagctccgagtgcaaagggttaagttttGAAGTACTTAACTACCTTTCGAGCGATAATGCATATATCAAAACAACTTGAATACTTCATTTAAGTTCCTTCTTAGGTTTGTAATAACAGCGGGGACGATGCAATGTCCAGAGAATTTCCAATTGCTTCTCATTCTGGTCCAACAGCAACAAGAGTGACAATACCAGTTGAGCCTAATTATTTGGATCCAATACCAAGTAGAACTAGTAATTGTATGGTTCAGAGACCTGGTCACGCTCAACAAAATGGAATTGGAAGATTAGGTAGTATGGGAAGTAGCACTGGTCTTATATCGCCACAAGGAACCATAGGTTCACCTTCTCCACCTCCCGGGCTGCCACCACCTCCGCCACCTTTTCCTCAACCACATCCGTCCTCGTTGTATGTCAATGAAGAAGTATTGTCACCTTTATCGTTAGAAATGgaacataataataacaaaagtcCTAGAAGAgcaatacaaaggtaaagaaaattttttatcattcTGTTGCTAATACAGTCGAACCTCGACCACTCAAATCTCAAGGGAAGAACTGAAATCTTCGAGTTATAGAGGTTTCCAGTTGTCGAAGTCTTCGAGTAAGAGAGGTTTACATAGAGAGGTTTAATAATTTGCTGAGTGTAATAGTTTTACGGAAAGAAAAGTTCAATTTTTGAAGACGAGTTATTTATTATGTACACGTAGTAAATATAATCTATTAGGCTCTTACATATTAAAGAAATCTGTGATTTTATGCTGTGTTAATGAATTAACAGATTGTTGATCAACGGTATTTTCAACAGTAACCAAAGCAGAGCATTTTCTTCGATATCGTTGCATCTTTCTATGAAACATTGTGAAATATTTACTGCTGTTCCGGCTTGATTGGCTTCCACGCTTGTGGAAAATAATTCGAGTTAAAGaaagttttatttcgatatattgAGGTTTTTAAAGCACAGCGAAAGGGAATGAAGAACATTTTCGTCTTACAGAGGTGTTCGAGTTATCGAGGTTTGACTGTATTATAATACTGTATCATAATATATCGagttaataaatttgtattattttacAGATCTTGTACAATGAGTAATTCGGTATCTGATAATGGCTCGGTATCATTGGAATTTACGTCTACCTATAGAAATATAAACATTGCTACACAAAATAAATCACCACTTTCGACAACTGCAGCTTACATGAACGTAGACATTATTAATGATATTAGTTCACTTTCTCCAACTCATAGTGTGCCTGAAACAATACAATTTAAAGAagacaaaaatgaaaataacgaaTCTGGACATGCTTATATGAATATCAGTCCAGGCGAAGAGTGTACAGAATTATTTGTTACAAGAGGACGACCATCGCCTTTGCCATCTATTCAACCGGATGTGGAAGAAGCAACGAGACATTGTTACGCCAACTTGGAAGCAAACGAAATTGAAAGTTTAAGAAAAAGATTTTCTGGTGTATCTGTAGCAGAAAAGTCTCCTTTGACTCCATCGACTCCAACAGGTGGTCCAATTAGAGAAGTAAATTATGCTGTATTAGATCTGGACACAAAGGATGTACCAATCAATTCGTCATTGGAAGGTCCTTCAAATTCATCCGCATCTCCTCCAGAGTCACCGAATAAGTTACAAAAAGGGTATGCTACAATAGATTTTAATAAGACAGTCGCTCTTTCGCATTCTGTCAATCCAAACCTTGTAAATGATAATGAGGGTTCAAGGAAAACGCGTCACAATTCCACGATTAGTGACTTAACCGCACCTTGTAGACGTAGCTCATCTGTAAGCGAATGATCCATTTTATACTTTATAATTATGCTTACATAATGAATAGCATTTTATAGAATGACAATGCGCTTTACGATTTCTTTGAATTCAAACTAATGCAAAGCCAAAGACATCGAGTTAGTTTGCAAATCTTTTATATATGATAATATCGATGATATTGATTATACTAAAATGTGTTCTGTGCGAAGCAGTGTATCTTGATTGAAATACTTTTGTTTTTTTGACATATTTAATAAGAATTATTCTACAATATATTCTTCATATTACCAGTTAGCTTTTAAGTTTTGTAAGATATACAAATGTATATGATGCATCACAGTATTTTTAAAGAATAAGTTTTCTTCAAAGTGTTGTTGAGATGTGATACAGACATAATTAAGAATAAAGTCTTTTTTATGAAGAGTTTAAAACTGAAAAGCCTCAATTCTATTTTTTAGAGAGGAAGTATATATAATATTCTTCAACTCTGATATCAAATATTCTAATCTTATAAGATCATAATATACCTTTTACAGGAAAACCTTTCGAGCcgctaattacactgtccaacaaatttcaactttttttgtgatttcaatatactgttgggtccttcttatagagttttttgcgctgattccgaacctggttttaatttttttcctatacgtccagtttttgaaaatcatggctttgaaaaaaaaacatatttttcaactttaaacaaatattgtgatgttattataaaagatattgaattgttgtttacagcaaacgattctgtagactttcctgaatacagtgatatccaatattaatacattatgattgtttaaacatgtttaaacaatgattaaagacggagatgcaccacttttgcaccaatttttgcggatattttcgaatttatctcaaaaaataagggtccagcgaaaaattgaactataccacgcgaaagagcagacttttatcttgagaaacccccctgtgaagtttgcatggtcgacgtttttaccgaaccagaaagcaaaatatcttcgcccgacatgcgttgacgccagtggtgctcttccactagcgcggtcgttcgtcgggatacggcgcggcgcgctgcggtgaaacggcgcgtggctataagcgcgcaattatgtcagcttacttaaatgtaat contains the following coding sequences:
- the LOC143207012 gene encoding uncharacterized protein LOC143207012; its protein translation is MGCVNSRTDTNDLRPNEFQVMNVDDSGNLVIPGRLELTETEIVLYQRGKEPVQWPLRCLRRYGYDAEIFSFESGRRCPTGPGIYAFKCHKAAHIFHLVQSNIQVCNNSGDDAMSREFPIASHSGPTATRVTIPVEPNYLDPIPSRTSNCMVQRPGHAQQNGIGRLGSMGSSTGLISPQGTIGSPSPPPGLPPPPPPFPQPHPSSLYVNEEVLSPLSLEMEHNNNKSPRRAIQRSCTMSNSVSDNGSVSLEFTSTYRNINIATQNKSPLSTTAAYMNVDIINDISSLSPTHSVPETIQFKEDKNENNESGHAYMNISPGEECTELFVTRGRPSPLPSIQPDVEEATRHCYANLEANEIESLRKRFSGVSVAEKSPLTPSTPTGGPIREVNYAVLDLDTKDVPINSSLEGPSNSSASPPESPNKLQKGYATIDFNKTVALSHSVNPNLVNDNEGSRKTRHNSTISDLTAPCRRSSSVSE